In Dioscorea cayenensis subsp. rotundata cultivar TDr96_F1 chromosome 11, TDr96_F1_v2_PseudoChromosome.rev07_lg8_w22 25.fasta, whole genome shotgun sequence, a single genomic region encodes these proteins:
- the LOC120271531 gene encoding uncharacterized protein LOC120271531 codes for MALVLRYMNNRGYIVERFLAIVHVSDTTALSLKEAIESIFSNHGLSLSRLCGQGYDGANMRVVTNNEGSIASLFQNVGCLLNVVGASCKRYDILRESQAARVAEALKNDELASGKGLNQEISLKRASDTRWGSHYGTLLNLIILFLSVIDVLKMLVELFNVVIDRQLQELNNHFSVINTELLLCAACLSPAVKVMGLDSQLETYIIDMCSNPEFLGIKEIGQLAEKLASILPVATASVEMTFLAMKIVENQLRNHMGYNLMTDCLVTYIEIDIFNNIDNETIIQRFQNIKSRRGQL; via the exons ATGGCTCTTGTTTTGCGTTACATGAATAATAGAGGTTATATTGTTGAACGCTTTTTAGCTATTGTTCATGTCTCTGACACTACTGCATTGTCACTCAAAGAAGCAATTGAGTCTATATTCTCTAATCACGGATTAAGCTTATCAAGATTGTGTGGACAGGGTTATGATGGAGCTAATATGCGGG TGGTTACAAACAATGAAGGTTCTATTGCTTCACTTTTTCAGAATGTTGGTTGTTTACTTAATGTTGTTGGAGCTTCATGTAAGAGGTATGATATTCTTAGAGAAAGTCAAGCTGCTAGAGTTGCTGAGGCACTAAAAAATGATGAGCTTGCAAGTGGAAAAGGTTTAAACCAAGAAATTAGTCTTAAACGCGCCAGTGATACTAGATGGGGCTCGCATTATGGAACATtattaaacttaattattttgttcCTTTCTGTGATTGATGTGTTGAAAATGTTG GTTGAGTTATTCAATGTCGTTATAGATAGGCAACTTCAAGAGCTCAACAATCATTTCTCCGTGATTAACACGGAGTTACTTCTTTGTGCAGCATGTCTTAGCCCGG CTGTGAAAGTTATGGGGCTTGACAGTCAACTTGAAACTTATATTATTGATATGTGCTCTAATCCTGAATTTTTGGGTATTAAAGAGATTGGTCAACTTGCTGAGAA ATTGGCTTCAATATTACCTGTTGCAACTGCAAGTGTAGAAATGACATTTTTGGCAATGAAAATTGTGGAAAATCAGCTAAGGAACCATATGGGATATAACTTGATGACTGATTGTTTGGTTACATATATTGAAATAGATATATTCAACAACATTGATAATGAAACAATCATCCAACggtttcaaaatataaaatctcgCCGTGGACAATTGTGA